The following is a genomic window from Desulfobacterales bacterium.
GATTTTCAAACTATGGCAACGTCTCGGTGGATGTGGGCGCACCGGGTGTCAATATCTACAGCACTGCACCCGGTCGCGCGACGCTCTGGCAGGACAAATTTGATGACGGTAATATTAACGGCTGGACCACCGGCGGCACCAATAACACCTGGAACGCCACCAACCAGCAGTCATATTCCGGTGCCTATTCATTAACCGACAGCCCCGGTGCTAACTATCTGAACAACACCAATTCCTGGGCATATTCACCGGCCGTTAACCTGAACAATCAAACCGCATCCAAAGTGGAATTTAAAATCTTCGGCACCCTGCACAGTAGCGATGTTATGTGGGTGCATGCATCTATCAATGGCACCACCTGGAGCCCGGTCAGCTTTCAACTGCCGGGGGATTCCACCTTGTACAACGGGGTGACGGGCAACTTTGCTTCATGGACGACGATCGAGGCCGATTTGGAGGCCTACGATGGTCGCAGTAGTGTTTACGTCCGCTTTCAGCTGGTCAGCGGCAACAGCAACGTCGCTGACGGTTTTTATATTGATGACGTCAAGTTTACAGCCGCCTCATCGGTTTACAACGGCACGGAATATACATTCAAGCAGGGCACATCCATGGCCACGCCGCATGTGGCCGGGGTGGCAGCGCTGGTACTTGCGCATAACCCGGCGCTGACCAACCTTGAGGTCAAGGCGCTCATCAAAGCCAGTGTGGATTTTAAATCAGCCCTTAACAACAAGGTGTCATCTGACGGCCGCATCAATGCGGCCACCGCGCTGGCAGCACCGCAAATATCCAATGTCCAGGTCAACTTCATCACCGAAACTACCGCGGTAATCACCTGGACCACCGATATCGCATCGAGCAGCGTCGTGCAGTATGGCACCGGCAGCGACGCCTGGGACAGTTATCCGAATACGGAATCAGATGCCGCCCTGGTGAACAGCCACAGCATTACCCTTAGCGGTCTGACCCAGGAAACCGATTATTATTTCATGGTGGGTTCAATCGACACCTATGGCAACGGCCCGGATAATAAAACCGGCGATGCCAATCCATCCACCGAAGGCACGTTTACCACAGCAGATGCTGATCCGCCTTCCATGGTTGAATTCCCGACGATTAATTTTGCGGCTGATAACATCACCGTCACCTACGATGAAGATGATATGCAGGGCGCCACTGACGAAGATAATTACAGCTTCAGCCCCTCGATAAACTTTTCGACAGTCAATCCCAAAGATGATGATATCACCGCTTTGGGCGGCTCCACTTATCGGCTCTCCATGGCGTCGATTCCGGCCTATGAGATTTTTACGCTGACCGTCAGCGGCATCACCGATCTGGCCGGTAATTCGGTGACACCGGCCAGCATTACCATCAACGACGATGACGGCGACGAC
Proteins encoded in this region:
- a CDS encoding S8 family serine peptidase, with product MRLKRHNRATAVSAGAAVRHLLKLTAVCCILAAFPVIASTDVPPADRGSQIPAFVPGQLLVKFRPEVQQEATAAYAYWFDISTRRTFSINGYQQVQLPEGTDIDEALEIYLEDPDVEHAEPNYVVSADIAPPDDTDFNRLWGLHNTGQNVNGTNGTNDADIDALEVWDVTTGSSDVVVAVIDSGVDINHPDLQKNMWVNTGEIADNLIDDDGNGYVDDVNGWDFLIDDKDPRDSHGHGTHVAGTIAAVSDNNRGVTGVSWSAKIMALRFLDAWGLGSTANAIEAIEYANSMGADIINNSWGGGGYNQALKDAIDASSALVVCAAGNNGRNNDSIPHYPSSYTSTNIIAVAATNQNDQLAGFSNYGNVSVDVGAPGVNIYSTAPGRATLWQDKFDDGNINGWTTGGTNNTWNATNQQSYSGAYSLTDSPGANYLNNTNSWAYSPAVNLNNQTASKVEFKIFGTLHSSDVMWVHASINGTTWSPVSFQLPGDSTLYNGVTGNFASWTTIEADLEAYDGRSSVYVRFQLVSGNSNVADGFYIDDVKFTAASSVYNGTEYTFKQGTSMATPHVAGVAALVLAHNPALTNLEVKALIKASVDFKSALNNKVSSDGRINAATALAAPQISNVQVNFITETTAVITWTTDIASSSVVQYGTGSDAWDSYPNTESDAALVNSHSITLSGLTQETDYYFMVGSIDTYGNGPDNKTGDANPSTEGTFTTADADPPSMVEFPTINFAADNITVTYDEDDMQGATDEDNYSFSPSINFSTVNPKDDDITALGGSTYRLSMASIPAYEIFTLTVSGITDLAGNSVTPASITINDDDGDDMANDWEADNNLNPAVNDSGADPDGDGYTNLEEYKARTNPRSRADAPFVIKETIPEDNAGISDSQRV